A genomic window from Sulfurimonas sp. includes:
- the mnmA gene encoding tRNA 2-thiouridine(34) synthase MnmA: MKKVLVGMSGGVDSTVTALLLKEDGYEVEGLYMKLHSKPGYHEVHLARAQKAADFVGIKLHVLDLQYTFNEKVFQPFIDTYEKGQTPNPCALCNRNLKFGEMIKFADKIGADYLATGHYIKTDGKYFYEAEDDTKDQSYFLFYVNKDILPRLVFPLGERKKSDIKDFAASIKGLESFASQEESSEICFVDTTYTDLLKDYVEVDKPGEVLDTDGNVIGEHKGYMHYTIGKRKGFTVNGAHDPHFVLSIDAKKNQITVGKREDLACNYVELENLNMFNDEKEFDTHVKLRYRTKAVACHVIIEGNCAKVTLKEDVLGVAEGQAAVFYDNNKLLGGGWITKTANKTA, from the coding sequence ATGAAAAAAGTATTAGTAGGTATGAGTGGTGGTGTAGACTCAACCGTTACTGCATTGTTATTAAAAGAAGATGGTTATGAGGTTGAAGGTTTATACATGAAACTTCACTCAAAACCTGGTTATCATGAAGTTCATCTTGCACGTGCTCAAAAAGCTGCAGATTTTGTAGGAATTAAGTTACATGTATTAGATCTGCAATATACTTTTAATGAAAAAGTATTTCAACCTTTTATAGATACATATGAAAAAGGTCAAACACCAAATCCATGCGCACTTTGTAATAGAAATTTAAAATTTGGTGAGATGATCAAGTTTGCAGATAAAATTGGAGCTGATTATTTAGCAACTGGACATTACATTAAGACTGATGGTAAGTATTTTTATGAAGCTGAAGATGATACTAAAGACCAAAGTTATTTTTTATTTTATGTTAACAAAGATATTTTGCCAAGACTGGTTTTTCCACTAGGTGAGAGAAAAAAATCAGATATAAAAGATTTTGCTGCATCTATAAAAGGATTAGAATCTTTTGCATCACAAGAAGAATCATCTGAGATATGTTTTGTTGATACTACATACACTGACCTGTTAAAAGATTATGTTGAAGTTGATAAGCCGGGTGAAGTCTTAGATACAGATGGAAATGTAATTGGTGAGCATAAAGGTTATATGCATTACACAATAGGAAAAAGAAAAGGTTTTACAGTTAATGGAGCACACGACCCACATTTTGTATTAAGTATAGATGCTAAAAAAAATCAAATTACTGTTGGTAAAAGAGAAGATTTAGCATGTAATTATGTTGAATTAGAAAACTTAAACATGTTTAATGATGAAAAAGAATTTGATACACATGTAAAACTAAGATACAGAACAAAAGCTGTAGCTTGCCATGTTATTATAGAAGGCAATTGTGCAAAAGTAACACTAAAAGAAGATGTACTCGGTGTTGCAGAAGGTCAAGCAGCAGTATTTTATGATAACAACAAACTTTTAGGTGGTGGTTGGATTACAAAGACTGCTAATAAAACAGCATAA